TGGCAAAcacaagtttattattattctcacATATTCAAAGCTccagtaattttaataagttcatTCGGTATGTTTGGAAATGAAGATATTGCTGTTGGTGCTGCAACGCACCCATTGTTGTTTCCAAAAATAGTGCAACAAAGAACATATAATCTTACATTTTGGGAGAAGGCTAAAGAGTTATACAGAAACTATTGGTTTCGAACATTGTGGTCAACAATGGAAAGAGATGATCGTGATCTATGGAGACAGCTTTTGGGAAAAGATGTGCCTGATTtcaaggaaataaataataatattgatatgatGTTTGTGAACGTTCATCCAATGTGGATTAGTAACCAACCTCTACCGCCTAATATCATTCCCATTTGgggtatttataaaaaccaaagAAAAGCTTTACCTACGGTAAGTACTATACGCCGTAGGATACctaaagaataatataaagctAGCTAGGGGTTTGTTgtttaaagtgtattttaaatttaatcgatataattaaaaatgaatttctaGGCGCAAAACTCGACGGCTTGGccaattcaaatattttttttattctttaagaaaagaaGAAAACCTAAAAACTCGGTTTCTGTTTCTTGAATTGTGAACGCAACactttaagtatataattttacggGTTATTGTTGCCCATCAAATCCGGGCGAGTtacttgtttaaaatattaacaaataaatatcttctaagaaataactatatttttcaggatcttcaaaattatctggaCTCATCTAAAAACGGTGTGATTTACTTAAGTTTTGGTTCCAACGCGCACTCATCAGTTCTACCTCCTGAATGGATACAATTATTTGTTCGGGTGTTTGCTAGATTAGAGTACGACGTATTATGGAAATGGGAAAAAACAGAACTACCCGGTAAATCGGAAAACATCAAGATATCAAAATGGCTGCCACAATCAGATTTATTAAGTAAGTAATGAAGCTCCCGCCGTCTggtaaatattaacttttaaacattaaataaaacctttctCAGGAATTTAAATGCGAATTCgttcataatatatttgtcaacTCAATGTAGCAGAAgtctaaattattaaaaaaaactacttttagaTAAAACATAGTtcagtttattgttttaacaaaatcaatattaactgattttattttgctGTGGTAGTTCAAATATATTAACGCTTTAGATCGcaggtataaaaataattgtagtaatgtttttttttccgtttttatgtaattttgtaatCTTTTAGGACATCCAAATGTAAAACTGTTCATTACGCAAGGTGGTTTGCAATCCACTGACGAGGCTATAACTGCTGGAGTACCAACAATAGGGCTGCCAATGCTTGGAGACCAGTggtataatttagaaaaacatgtatatttcaaaattggtAAAAAACTTGACATGGAAACCCTCACTGAAGAAGAATTAGAAACAGCTATTCATACTGTTATAAATGATACCAGGTATGTCTATTAATTAGTCAATTTTAAAGGATAGAATTAGATTAAAGATCTGTTATTTCTCTATAAGGTCTTGAAGGAAATTTTGGACCCTCACAGTAATgagtattttgttattaattaaaatctttaagTAACAGTGCTCGCATAATCAATCTTTCTGATATCATATTGATTAATCGATATTAAATTGGAACCATCGtatatagtaattaataacgTAAGTTTACGTATCCTTTAAGTTTCGGCGAGTTAAATAAATCGATTAAACTTCCAAAAACAGTTCGAATAACAATATACCATTCtttagtaaagtaaaaaaacacatttttatccTATTCTTACTTATTTGTCTCTTCTTGAACATTAAGCAGCTGTATTAATATACAACACGCATTGAagtttaataaagtaatataacCGCAAAAATATAACCTATTTCGGAGCGAGTCTTTACAACTCCTAGTTCGGGAAATAGTAGCAGAAAACCAGTTTCGAATACGCCTGCAAAGATTTTTTGGTAGATGGACTCTAATGCAATAATAGCATACAACGGTGGTGTTATTTATGTGACTTTTCATGTTTTAATGAGAATACTCGTAAACTTCTTTAAATCTAAAgtagaatatttttacagTTACAGGGACAACATAGCAAAACTCCGGATACTCATGGAGGATCAGCCAGAGAGTGCGTTAGATCGCGCAGTGTGGTGGACAGAGTATGTGCTGCGCCACGGAGGCGCGAAGCACCTTCGACCTGCGAATGCTAATATGTCCTGGTTTGAGTACTATGAAGTAGAATTTGTACTAAAACTAGCATCTCTCTTACTGCTCTTATTGGTTTTGGTCGTAGCTGTTTTGTACTTCACGTATATCAAATTTGTTACGAagcaaaaacttaaaacaaattaaagggatattaaaaattccatgtaaataaaaatctcaaaTAAAGACTTTACCCTTACTTTAAGccaatgtaatatatttttaaaattgatatgtTCAGATTAATAGTAAAAGATGACActgttaaagataataatatatttctggaATGTTTTTTGTGTTTTCAAAACCCTTTGTGAACATCGTGTCCCTGCTAATCGAGTTAAATGCATTTTGACgtaaattttcacaaaaaaattttttctttacatatatgtatgttttctacgtgattaataattatgtaaattaacgTATAAATTCTCGTTTTACATTATAAGAAGTTTATATTGGATATAAACTTCTCACTAAACATTTATaacagaaaaacaataacaaatcttaaaaaataactaaaatatattattaaaaggagtctcTTGTTAtgggtttttaatattaaataatacaaattagcACATATTAggatacttatttataaaaaggacCACAAACATGTAGGCTAgcaaattacaataattaaaatatataaaactaaatcttataattaacttaaatacgAGTATATACTCGTAAATAAATGTGTGCGCCATAAGGATTTTGGTTTATCCTACCTAACCTATTATATGTGGTAATGTTTACCACATAATCAAATTGTTAacatattattcaataaattaacaagTAATTTGAGGGCATcccaaagttaaaaaaaataaaacatttcagatAGCTTCACaacaatataaaactaaaccttaaaataataattaaagaaaatatacccATCAACACAGTTATAACCAATCCAAAATTTTatgaccaagggtctcgacaccgaatgggacaaaatcatattcggacCCTAGTCCCCTGTACTTGCATGCTTTAGCTTTTTCAGCCActtcacaagccgcaccagctgTGAtgttggttccatgtagatgggaagggTCTCGTAGAGTCCGGCGTCTTGCAATACCAGTCGGCTCAAGAAGACTTGGCACGATGGAGGATGAACGACGTATGATATCGTTAAGTGTGGCATGTCTCGAGAAACAGCCTGCACTTTTTTGGCATGACAGTCCGTAATGTCCTAGCTTGTCGACATCACTGCCGCAGGGACATTTATGAggagcaaaaaaaaatcattaactattaattacttaagaaacCTCGTTTATATTCGAgtttattttttcagaaatAAAAAGACGACAATACttgagaaaattatataatgtttataatgtTAGGAACGTTTAGTCACAGTATACTCGTATCactacatattataaagtGGATAAATAGGAGTGATTCACGACGTTTTGGTATATTTGTTAAGGTTTACGGTTCGTAATCTGAAGAAGGGCCACGTGgctagtataatattaaagtaaatgaCTTCAAAATCTAAACCATTATTCATTCCAAATGTAAGAGTTCGTGTACCCTTCGAGCTCGGTTTTCTACTTAGTTGGGTTTGTTTAAGCGTGTAGACTTTGTACCACGAGGTCTGTTTATTTAACGTATTTCAATGAAAATTCGTTCTTAATATTAAGAACGAAAAGTAAAGAGACTAAAAGatacgaaaaattaaaaatttaagaaagatttacaatttatttacctttttttttattgttggaAAATCAATTTACTGACCCCCGCGCCGGGACAACGATTTAAAAGTGACGCGGGGAATGTGGGGGTCGGTCCGTGTGGTGCCATGTACCCCTACCCACTAAAACTCTACAGCCCCATCTGTTCGCTATGAACGGGAGGCGTGGTAACAGTTTCCCTTAATCCGTGCCTCCGTCATGAGCGTCTGCTCTGCGAGTCTTCGAATTGGCCTCAGAAGTTGGGACCAAttcgaaaaatttatttacctgATCcaacaagttaaaaatataataagttatttgCTCTTTATATAATTAGTGTGATATGCATTAGtaattaagatattattagatttagatattattagattacgatattattagtaattaagATATTATCAGAAGTATACCTCTCCTTATCGACGTTACaattattgcaataaattgCACAATGCATTTTTGACGTGCCAGCGTCTAATAAATCGATAAACGCCGGCTGCATCACGTAAAAGCACGActcattgtcccgttacgctcattgtacGCTTGCGCCTCATTTATCTCTCTTCTCCCGTTAATCCTCCTTTGTATCCAAACATAAtagtgttaattaaataaaaatgattaaattttcTTCATAAAAGTATGCAATAATTacatcaatgttttgttatgactttgtcacgttaaactatcgtccgtaaaccgactttacacaCAAccatcttttattaataagcagCATTGGCCTACTGGCCTGTGACTCCTAAACCTAAGGATTTCTCTTCAACAACAATGTGCAACaatggatttttctttttaagtgCGCAATGAACACTTGTTTTGTACACTAAATGTAAACACCGTGTGGAATTCGGGATGTTTTAGAGCATGTTACATATCCATTGCACTCCCTTTGCCCCGCATAACCAATACCTATACCGCTCTTACGCAACACCGTTATAAAAGGAAATGGACAACAGagatcagccctgcgattctgtaactcacttttctgactgatttcagagcgaccgccgatgcgaaaaccgctgtgtgagttcgaaaagtgagttatagaatcgcagggcagtagcTTTTGATCGAATACCGCACATAGGACTGGTCAATTCTCAATtagttaagtttataatatagattatttgtCGTGCACCTAATATCGGGCcgattaaatagttatatttagtttagtcttaattattgtactagtgattaattaaagtaatttaaatacattttggttttttttgggATTCACCGCTGGCCCTCACTTAATTAGCATGTCACTTACCTCTTGTCCTTAAAAAAGGGTCGAAGCAACAGATGCAATCTGATATAAGGACCGAAAGGAAGAacgtttataattattgttgttattaataaaaaaacaaacttaatacGCAAAAAAGTTTAAGAAGTCTTCATATAGTTGCAAAGAAATATGGGGCACAAAATATGACTCATAAATTGTTAAGACAGATACATTATCATATAGTAAAACAaagatatgaataaagattttattaatttaatctaaatCATTATCTGTAATACCACAGAACGATTCACGTCGATTTTTCGCTTCACCTATTCACTGACATTTACTAGCAGACGTATTGACATAACGTCAAACTGACGTCTCAATTCAAAAATGGAATTCGCGCACAATTCAAAGAAACTCATGAAAGCTGCACAATACGTCTCTCAGTCATTTGATTTATTACAGGGTTGATACTaagttgaaatattatttatcttatatataaaattctcgtgtcacaatgttagttaccatactcctccaaaacggcttgaccaattctcatgaaattttgtgtgcatattgggtatgtctgagaatcggacaacatctttttttcatccccctaaaggttaagggtagtccatccctaaattattattttttatttttatttttttatgatacagcatacataaatacatactacccttaattgtcacccctctacgatcaacccctattttgtGTAAtagttgatatttttattgaactaaaaaatgtttcctagaaataatattcatggcaacacgacgtttgccgggtcagctagtttatctataacacaaaatttgaaaacGC
This genomic stretch from Pieris napi chromosome 19, ilPieNapi1.2, whole genome shotgun sequence harbors:
- the LOC125059372 gene encoding UDP-glycosyltransferase UGT5-like codes for the protein MYTLTILVLSYVLTVANTARILAVLPTPSVSHQVVFRPLMQELARRGHDLTIITADPIYTATKSPENYTEIDVHDISYKVWMDIFTHGVKFGKKDDMFAQMKSFTVINPSVAAAQFKHQQVQDLYNRQEKFDLIFIEAWQTQVYYYSHIFKAPVILISSFGMFGNEDIAVGAATHPLLFPKIVQQRTYNLTFWEKAKELYRNYWFRTLWSTMERDDRDLWRQLLGKDVPDFKEINNNIDMMFVNVHPMWISNQPLPPNIIPIWGIYKNQRKALPTDLQNYLDSSKNGVIYLSFGSNAHSSVLPPEWIQLFVRVFARLEYDVLWKWEKTELPGKSENIKISKWLPQSDLLRHPNVKLFITQGGLQSTDEAITAGVPTIGLPMLGDQWYNLEKHVYFKIGKKLDMETLTEEELETAIHTVINDTSYRDNIAKLRILMEDQPESALDRAVWWTEYVLRHGGAKHLRPANANMSWFEYYEVEFVLKLASLLLLLLVLVVAVLYFTYIKFVTKQKLKTN